The genomic DNA CTACTGGGTCCTCGTCACCAGCCTGCGCACCCGCGAGGGCTTCTTCGACGCCAACCCGCTCTCCGTCCCCTCACACCCCACCCTGGACAACTACCGTCAGGTCCTCGACAACGGCTTCACGCACTACCTCCTCAACAGCACGCTGGTCACGGTCGGCGCGACGCTGCTGACCGTCGTCGTCTCCTTCCTGGCGGCCTACGCGATCGTGCGCGGCACCAGCCGGGCCCTGCGCTGGGCGTTCAGCGTCTTCCTGCTGGGCCTCGCCATCCCGCTGCAGGCGACGATCATCCCGGTCTACTACCTGATCGCCAAGGCGCAGATGTACGACACCCTGGGCGCGATCGTGCTCCCCTCGGCGGCGTTCGCGATCCCGCTGACCGTGATCATCCTGGTCAACTTCCTGCGCGACATCCCTGACGAACTGTACGAGTCGATGCGCGCGGACGGCGCCGGTCACTGGCGCATGCTGTGGAGCCTCGCACTTCCCCTGTCCCGCCCCGCTCTGATCACGGTCGTCATCTACGACGCCCTGAATGTCTGGAACGGCTTCCTCTTCCCGCTGATCCTCACCCAGAGCCCGGACAAGAGGACACTGCCCCTGTTCGTGTGGAGCTTCCAGGGCGAGTTCACCATCAACGTCCCCGCGATCCTGGCCGCAGTGGTCCTCTCCACACTGCCCATCCTCGTGCTCTACGTCCTGGGCCGCCGCCAGCTCATCGGCGGACTCACCGCCGGCTTCGGAAAGTGAGAGGCAACAGGACGGCACGGCTCCACCCGACTCGGGACGGGGACTGCAAGACGTTCGGTGCAACTCCCGATCATGGAAGATGCGTCGATGACCGGTGAGAACGTGACCAAGTCCGGGGAATAATTGTCACGATGTGTGGATGAGCAGGCTGGGTACGGGCTCGTGCATGGTTGGCGGTGGCGCGTCGCGGAGTTCGGCTTCGCCTGGTGTTCACACGTGGCAATCGGTCGCCAGGGTGGCGGTCTGCTGGTGGGAGAGCAGTCCGGCGACGGCTTGGATGATGTCGGTCATGTGCTCGCGGCGGCCGTGGTGCCTGGCGAGGACCCGCCAGTTCTTGAGGTGGGCGATGCCGTGCTCGACGCGGATACGGCGGGAGGAGTGGGCCTTGCGCTGGCGTTCATGCATTTCCTCGTACCAGTCCGGGGCGTTCTTCTTGAACTTGCGGTGCGGTGGTGTGACCACACGTCCGCCCGTCTGGGCTCCCAGTCCCTGGGAGCCGGCGTCCGCCAGAATCTCCACGAAGGGCCCGCCTGTAAGCAGCTTGACCAGGCCTACTGAGCTCGTCGGGTTGTTGTCGGGTGCTGGGTGAGGGTGAGGGTGAGGGTGAGTCCGGTGCCGGCGAGACAACCGTCGATGAGGTCGGGCCGGAGCTGGATATGGCGCAGGCCCCGGCGGAGAGTGCGTTCGAGATGCTCGTCGTCGGTGAAGGCGGTGTTAGAGGGCGTCCGAAAAGCCTGCCCAGCGGGCAAATTGCCTGGTAGCGGGGTGGTGCGCACTTTCGGGGGCTGGGGTGTGCGGGCTACGTACCCGTTACTCGACGGATCTGTCCGATGCGGAGTGGGAGATCCTCCGTCCGTTGGTTCCGGCAGTCAAGTCCGGTGGTCGGCCGGCGAAACACACCTGGAGGGAGATCCTCAACGCGCTGGCGTACTGGCTGCGGGCCGGCTGTGCCTGGAAACTACTGCCGCATGACCTGCCGCCGTGGCAGACGGTCTATCACTACTGGCGGCGATGGCAGCAAGAAGGCGTGTGGGAGCAGATGTTGACGGCGTTGCGCGAACGCGAGCGGGTACAGCTCGGCCGCGAACCCACCCCCAGCGCTGCCATCGTGGACAGTCAGAACGTCTGGGCCAGAACGCGGTGGCCAGCACGGTTACGACGGCTGCAAGAAGGTCAGCGGCATCAAGCAACACCTGCTCGTCGACACCCGCGGCACCGTCCTGGTCACCTGCGTGAGCCCGACCAACGTCGGCGACCGCGACGGTGCCGCGCTGCTGTTCTCCCGGGCCGCCGACACCTTTCCACGCCTGCAACACGTGTGAGCGGACCAGGGCTACCGCGGCGCCGACTTCCACAGCTGGGCCCGAGAAGCCACCGGCATCACCGTGGAGGTCGTGCAGCGCCGCGACGGAGGATTCCGTTCGACCTGGTCGAAGGTAGGGACACCACCGGCAGTGCCCCTCCTCGCGGTGGTCCCGCGCCGTTGGGTGGTTGAGCGGACGTTCGCCTGGCTGGGTCGGTGCCGCCGCCTGTCGAAGGACTATGAGTACCTGCGCGTCTGCTCGGAGAATGCCATCTACCTGTCCATGGCCCTCCTCCTCGTGCGCCGCCTCGCAAGACCAGCCCACTGACAGGCTTTTCAGACGCCCTCTAGCAGGCCATGTCTGGTTACGGTGCGGAGGTTCATCTTGGCAAACGTGCTCGTCTACAAAACTGCTGATCGTTACCTCTGGCCGACTTCCGGCGCGGCAACGGGTACCACCAGGGGTGAAATCCTGCTGGTCAACACCGAGGCCTGGGTCTGCGTGATGGGTCGAACGCTAGCCGACGTCCATGGAAGGCGCCGACGGGCTCGACCAGCTCGTCAGCATGCGGAGCGCATGCTCGGAAGACGTACCGGGCTTGGCGAGATAGACGAACAGCGCCTGGTCCGGTTCGCCGGGGAAGGTGACGACTTCGGACTCCAATGTCAGGTCGCCGACGATCGGATGGTGCAGACGCTTCGGGCCATGGGCGAACTCGACCACCTTCTGTTCGGCCCACCACTTGCGAAAGTGCTCGCTCTTGATCGACAGCTCACCGACGAGCTCGGTGGTCTTGGGATCGTCCGGATAGCGGGCCGCGTCCATCCGGAGCGCCCCTACCAGCTCGGCGACGATCCGTTCCCAGTCGGCCCACAGGGATCGCGCCGCCTCGTCGAGCACCACCCAACGCGCGGCATTGCGGTGCTTGGCCGGCATGGCCGGAAAGTCTGCGAGAAGCGCCCGTGCCGCCCGGTTGGCCGCGAGGACGTCGGTACGGCGGCCGAGGACGTAGGCAGGCACATCCCCGAGCTGCTCGATGAGCGCGAAGACTCCCGGCCTCAGCACCTGGGCGGACCGACTGCCACGTGTGCGGGCAGGGCGCGGCCGAACGGCGACGGTCTGCAAGTAGTTCCGTTCAGCCCGGTCAAGCTGTAGCGCGCCGGCGATCGCGTCCAGTACGGCATCAGACGGCTCGATCGGGCGTCCCTGCTCCAGCCGCGTGTAGTAGTCCACGCTCACGCCCGCCAGCCGGGCGAGCTCCTCGCGCCGGAGACCGGGAACACGCCGCTTTTGCTCGTCGATGATTCCCAGTGCGACCGGATCGAGCGCCGCGCGCCGAGCGCGCAGGAAGTCTCCCAACTCCTCGTTGCGGGTCATGGGGACATCCTCCTCCGGTGTACGGGGCGGATCCGGCGGCTGCCTGGCCCTGCCGGTCCTAGGCAGCGCGAACCCAGGACCGGAAGGGCTTGCTCCGAGGCCTCGGCGGTCTCTTCCGACGGCTTGACTGATGCCACGGGCAACAAAACAACCATCACAAGGGAGACCCTCACATGTCCACCTGGCTCATCACCGGTGCCACCTCCGGATTCGGCCGGCTCGTCGCCGACCGCGTCATCGCCTCCGGCAACCAGGTCATCGCCATCGGCCGCCGTCGCGACCGCCTCGACGACCTCGTCGCATCCGCACCGGAAGGCCGTGTCACTGCGATCGTCCTCAACTTGACCGACCCCGGCGCGGAGAAGACCGTCGGAGACGCCGTTCGGGCCGCCGGCGGGCTCGACGTCGTGGTGAACAACGCAGGCTACGGTCTGTTCGGATCAGTCGAGCAAACCAGCGCCGACGAGGCGAAGGCCAACTTCGACACCAACGTGTCCGCGAATCTGGCCGTACTGCGCGCCACGCTCCCCGCGATCCGCGCGTCGAAGGGTCGCATCGTGCAACTCTCCTCACTGGTGGGGTCCTTCGCCTGGCCGGCGTCCGGGCTCTACTCGGCGTCGAAGGCCGCTGTGGAGCTCTTCAGCGAAGCGCTCGCTCTCGAACTCGCACCGACTGGCGCAAAGGTCACCGTGATCCAGCCCGGCATGTTCGCAACCGAGTTCACCACCTCGGCTCACGTCGTACCGCCGAGCGAGCCCTACCTGCCCACCGTCGGCGCGTTCCTCGAGCACGTTTCGCAGATTCCCGCCGACGCGATGGGTGACCCGAACGCGGTGGCGGACGCGATTCTCACCGTCGCGACCATGGACGAGCCGCCGCTGCGACTGGCAGTCGGGCAGGACGCGATCGACGCAATCCGGAACGCGCTTCAGACCCGGCTGAGCGAGCTGGATCACTGGGCCGCTACCGATCTCATGCCCGCGGTCTGAGCATCCGACGCCGCCAGGCTGGAGGGACCGAACCTTCCAGCCGGCTCCGCCGGCTCCCATCAGGAACTCACGTGACTCTCCCGAAGGCGATGAACGGGTGAAGCCCCGGACTGGCGATCTGCCGAGGAGAAGACGACCGGTCTACTCGAGCTACCGTGCTCGTACGGCCACTGGGGAGACCGACACTCGTCAGCGGATCCTGGACGCGGCGCAGGGGCTTATCGCGCACAGCGGCTACGCGGCCTCAGGCCTCACCGTGATCCTCAAGGAAGCCGCGGTCCCCAAGGGATCGTTCTACCACCACTTCCCGTCGAAGGACGCCTTCGGGGAAGCGCTGATGAAGAACTACTTCCACAGCTACCTGACCACGATGGATCGCATCATCGCCGACACGTCAAAGACCGGCGCCGAGCGGACCATGGCGTACTGGCAGTGGTTCTACGACGTCCAGACCGCGGACGACTGCCAAGGGCAGTGCCTGGTCGTCAAGCTCGCAGCGGAAGTCTCCGACCTCTCGGAAGCGATGCGGCTGCAGCTCGCCGAAGGAACCTCACAGATCATGGATCGGCTGGAGAGGCTCCTGACGATCGCTCTCGACGACGGCTCCCTTCCCGCCGGCGCCGTGGAAACAACACCCCGAGAACTTGCGCTGAGCCAGTACGACGCGTGGCTCGGCGCGAGCGTGATGACGAAGGTGCAGCGCACGCCAGACTCCCTGCAGCGAGCCATGGCCAGCACGCGTCGACTGATGAAGCAGTAATCCCTCCTTTGCGTTGCCAACCGGTGACGCATGTCCAATTAGAGACGACCGGTCTACTCCGGCGTCGAAGGAGAATCATGAACACCGAGCCGATCTACTCGGACGCCTCGGCCCTCGCCGAGCTCATCCGGACCGGGAAGGTGACCTCGGTCGAGGTCGTCCAGGCGTATCTCGACCGGATCCACGCCGTCGATCCGCAGCTGAAGGCGATCGTGTCGCTCAACGAGAGCGCCCTCGATGAGGCGCGGGCCGCCGACGACGCGCTGGCCTCGGGGGAAGCGGTCGGGCCGTTCCACGGCGTGCCGTTCACCGTTAAGGACTCGATCGACACCGCCGGTGTACTGACCCAGCGCGGGTCGCCGATCTTCGCGGGACGCGTTCCCGACGCCGACGCCACGAGCGTCGCCCGGATGAAGGCGGCCGGAGGCATCCTGCTGGCCAAGACGAACCTGCCCGAGTTCTCGTACGCCTGTGAGAGCGACAACCTGCTGACCGGTACGACGAACAACCCGTGGAACCTCGAGCGCACCTCGGGCGGTTCCAGTGGCGGCGAGTCCGCCGCGATCGCGGCCGGGCTGAGCCCGATCGGACTCGGCACCGACCTGACGATCTCGGTCCGCGGTCCGGCGGCGCTGACCGGCATCGTGGCACTGAAGCCCACCCACGGCCGGGTCCCGATGACCGGGATCTGGCCGCGTGAGCCCCGCCGGGTCTGGCACGTCGGCCCGATGGCGCGGTCGGTCCGCGACGTCGAGCTGGCGTACTCGGTCCTCAACGGGCCGGACGGCGCCGACGGTGCCTCGGTCGCCCCGAACGGGTACGACGCCGGCGTCGGCGCGACGCCTTCGCGTCAGCTGCGCGTCGGCTGGTTCGTCGACTCCGGTCTCGGGCCGGTCGACCCGGAGGTCGCCCAGACCGTCCGCAACGCCGCCGAAGCGCTCCGCGCCGCAGGGGCACAGGTTGAGGAGGTGTCGGTCCCCGCGCTGCGCGTCGACAATCCGCTCGCGCTGTTCTACAAGCAGCACGTCAACGAGCTCAAGCCGGCCGTCGCCGCCGCGACGGCCGGCCACGAGGGCCAGATGTACAAGTACACCAAGGCCCTGATGGAGACACCGCTCACCCCAGTCGAGGAGTACGTCGACGTCGAGCAGGCCTTCGACCGGATCCGCGACGGCTACGCCGAGTACTTCTCCCGCTTCGACGCCGTCATCCTGCCCGTGCTCCCAATCCCTGCGTACCCGCACGGGGCCGCCACGTTCGTGATCGACGGCGAGACCGTCGACGCGGGCCACATCCAGTCCTACACGGTCCAGTTCAACGTCACGGGCCTGCCCGCTTTGTCGCTGCGCTTCGGGACCAGCTCCGAGGGCCTGCCGATCGGCGTCCAGGTCGCCGCCGCCTGGCACGCCGAGTCGACCGTCCTGCACATCGGCAAGCTGCTCGAGCAGGCCAGCACCGTTCGAGACCTGCACCCCGAGATCTAGAGCCGGGAGGACCGGACGGCGAGGCAACCAGCGAACCCGAAAGCGGGTGCCGGCTACACGTCAGAGCCCGGCACCCGCCGCCCCGCCTAACGAACTACCTCGTGCACGGTTGGCCGTGGCACGTCGAGGTGTGTGGCGTTGTCGGTGTTCAGGCTCGAAGGCCGTGGTCGAGGGTGGTGGTCTGCTGATGTGAGAGCAGACCGGCGACGGCCTGGACGATGTCACTCATGCGTTCACGGCGGCCAAGGTGGCGGGCGAGAGCCCGCCAGTTCTTGAGGTGTGCGATGCCGTGCTCGACACGGATGCGCTGTG from Streptomyces sp. NBC_01478 includes the following:
- a CDS encoding carbohydrate ABC transporter permease, with the translated sequence MSVLSHAPSTGSPGTSPQDEPPPAHPWRNSLGSLRRANPLGAVGGLLWLVIVLVPVYWVLVTSLRTREGFFDANPLSVPSHPTLDNYRQVLDNGFTHYLLNSTLVTVGATLLTVVVSFLAAYAIVRGTSRALRWAFSVFLLGLAIPLQATIIPVYYLIAKAQMYDTLGAIVLPSAAFAIPLTVIILVNFLRDIPDELYESMRADGAGHWRMLWSLALPLSRPALITVVIYDALNVWNGFLFPLILTQSPDKRTLPLFVWSFQGEFTINVPAILAAVVLSTLPILVLYVLGRRQLIGGLTAGFGK
- a CDS encoding transposase family protein, encoding MEILADAGSQGLGAQTGGRVVTPPHRKFKKNAPDWYEEMHERQRKAHSSRRIRVEHGIAHLKNWRVLARHHGRREHMTDIIQAVAGLLSHQQTATLATDCHV
- a CDS encoding helix-turn-helix transcriptional regulator translates to MTRNEELGDFLRARRAALDPVALGIIDEQKRRVPGLRREELARLAGVSVDYYTRLEQGRPIEPSDAVLDAIAGALQLDRAERNYLQTVAVRPRPARTRGSRSAQVLRPGVFALIEQLGDVPAYVLGRRTDVLAANRAARALLADFPAMPAKHRNAARWVVLDEAARSLWADWERIVAELVGALRMDAARYPDDPKTTELVGELSIKSEHFRKWWAEQKVVEFAHGPKRLHHPIVGDLTLESEVVTFPGEPDQALFVYLAKPGTSSEHALRMLTSWSSPSAPSMDVG
- a CDS encoding SDR family oxidoreductase is translated as MSTWLITGATSGFGRLVADRVIASGNQVIAIGRRRDRLDDLVASAPEGRVTAIVLNLTDPGAEKTVGDAVRAAGGLDVVVNNAGYGLFGSVEQTSADEAKANFDTNVSANLAVLRATLPAIRASKGRIVQLSSLVGSFAWPASGLYSASKAAVELFSEALALELAPTGAKVTVIQPGMFATEFTTSAHVVPPSEPYLPTVGAFLEHVSQIPADAMGDPNAVADAILTVATMDEPPLRLAVGQDAIDAIRNALQTRLSELDHWAATDLMPAV
- a CDS encoding TetR/AcrR family transcriptional regulator, yielding MDAAQGLIAHSGYAASGLTVILKEAAVPKGSFYHHFPSKDAFGEALMKNYFHSYLTTMDRIIADTSKTGAERTMAYWQWFYDVQTADDCQGQCLVVKLAAEVSDLSEAMRLQLAEGTSQIMDRLERLLTIALDDGSLPAGAVETTPRELALSQYDAWLGASVMTKVQRTPDSLQRAMASTRRLMKQ
- a CDS encoding amidase gives rise to the protein MNTEPIYSDASALAELIRTGKVTSVEVVQAYLDRIHAVDPQLKAIVSLNESALDEARAADDALASGEAVGPFHGVPFTVKDSIDTAGVLTQRGSPIFAGRVPDADATSVARMKAAGGILLAKTNLPEFSYACESDNLLTGTTNNPWNLERTSGGSSGGESAAIAAGLSPIGLGTDLTISVRGPAALTGIVALKPTHGRVPMTGIWPREPRRVWHVGPMARSVRDVELAYSVLNGPDGADGASVAPNGYDAGVGATPSRQLRVGWFVDSGLGPVDPEVAQTVRNAAEALRAAGAQVEEVSVPALRVDNPLALFYKQHVNELKPAVAAATAGHEGQMYKYTKALMETPLTPVEEYVDVEQAFDRIRDGYAEYFSRFDAVILPVLPIPAYPHGAATFVIDGETVDAGHIQSYTVQFNVTGLPALSLRFGTSSEGLPIGVQVAAAWHAESTVLHIGKLLEQASTVRDLHPEI